tccaaagaggatggatctagactgttctcagtggtacctgatgacagaacaaggagtaatggtctcaagttgcagttggggaggtttaggttggatattaggaaaaactttttccctaggagggtggcgaagcactggaatgggttacttagggaggtggtggaatctccttccttagaggtttttaaggtcaggcttgacaaagccctggctgggatgatttagttgggaattggtcctgctttgagcagggggttggactagatgacctcctgaggtcccttccaaccctgatattttatgattctatgattctatgaccagctgaggatctggcccaaggacTGTACACTTAGAAACAAAGCTGGGGAAGTGTGCTCCAATATGACAGCGATACCTAGCTCTTCTATAACACTTTTAACCACTACATctgaaaatgctttacaaaggttaggttcattagccccattttacagatggggaaattgaggcacagagcgggaagcaatttgcccaaggttacccagcagtccagaggcagagctgggaatagaatgctggtcttctgagtcccagtccactaGACTACATAGATTGAAGCTGGAATGGAGTAATTGCTAATTATACAACAGCTGCCGTTATTGCTATAGCAAATTGAGAGCCCTATCAATCCATCCATTTTTAAGaacttcccactgaaatcaaatagTGAAATCTGCTTAAAAATCAATGGCACAATTTGGCCCCTGGCTATTAAACACTAAGTATCACTGTACTTGTCAGGACATTGTTAATGCCGATGATGCATCAGGTTGTTTTTTGTGCTTCCTAGGAAGGCCAGATTTACTGCGGCTTGGTGACCTGCCCTGATCTGCTGTGCTCCTCTCCTCTAACTGTGCCAGACTCCTGCTGCCAAGTTTGCCAAGGTAACATGGGAACCAGTCCCTGCTGCTAAGTGAGGTCTGCTGTCAGGTCAGTGGATGGGAATCGCAACCCTGGCTGTTAGCCAGGAGGGGGAATGTCGCACTTATTAAATACGACTTTGAAAATCCATGCTGTAAATTGCACAAATCTCTGCCTCCGTGTCACCAGCAATGGTCAGAGAGTCTGATGCATTCAAAGCCTCTTGGGCCAAATCCTTCTCTCTTCCAGCAGTGCCCCTCCGCTGTGTACTTGTGTGGAGTGTAAGTCGGATCGGTGTCACGGCCTGAGTCGTACTCCTTGTTTTACTGGCGCTGTGATATTATGTTAGTGACATGACATCCTCCCGGAAGTTCATTTCTCAGACTCGGGAGAGGCTGCTTTGATGGTGGAAGTACGACTGGTTATGACTATTATTGTCATTGCTCTGATAAACTGGTGAAAATGCCACAGTGGCATAGTCATTCTCAAGGGATAAAAACACCCTGAGGTAATTAAGAACCTCAATGGCATTTTctgcttgattctcctctcactcgaTTCTCCCCGGTGTAGCGCTAGTGACTTTACTGTCATTCAtctagatttacaccagggtgagtgGGAAGACAATCAAGCCCTGTATTTATATGTAAAATTCAGAGCAGGGAATCAGGCCAGCAGTTTCACATCACGCTGTTGCCTTCTACTGAAATAATAAACAGCTGGAGGCCCCAGTTTTGCTCTGTTACACCagggtaaatctggagtaactccacggAAGTCAGAGCAGTCTGTCTGAGAGCTGAAACTGGCAGATGTGTTGCCAGCAGCCACCAGAACTGGTGTGAGACAAGCAGGGTTTTAGATAGAGAGTGCCACCGTCCCCTTTTCATATGTAATTATCAGGGCTACTCTGTACCCCAAACTCTTCAGGTGCCAGTAGCATGCCCAGTGTACCGTGTCTTGGAGGCAAGCACTGTAGGTGCCTCAGGTAGGCTGTGTAGGCATTAGCCCTGGGGGTCTCCATAACCACTCAGACCCACGGCTAAGGGAAAGGTTTCTGACagataggactggaagggagaagGTTGTAAATACCCGAGGTGCAGAGGTTTAAAGTTACTGCTTAAAGGGAGCAATAATGGCTCCTGTTTGGGTCCCTGGGGCAGTCCAATGGAGTGAGGGTCAGGGCTTTTCGGGCCTAGTGCCCGGGGATCCCTCTCCcatccagtctctattcaagcaaatAAGCATTGTGGGTTTCCAAGCCAGGCTCTGTTAGTGTCTCTCACTGGggcccctctgcactggctccctcccatctgctgctgcttccccataAGTCCCACCCAGACCTGTACCCAGCTGTGATGACCAGCAGTCACAGCCTGTTCCATATGTGGCTCTGTCCACAGTTCCTGGGGTCTCtctccagctccctcctgccatgCAGCTCCCACCCCCAGACAGCCTGGCCACTTCCTACTTCAGGACCTTTCCCGTCCCTGGCCAAGGGAGAGGCAAGTGCTATGGGGATGGGGCTAATGGGAACATAGTCCCTTCTTAGCCAGGAGGAAGGGGATGTAcagtggggagggagctgcaatCAAAAACCTCTGGGACACTTTAGGGGCAACATTTTCTAAGGTGGTGGAATGCTCGCTATAGCAATACGTTTGGAACCGACTTTTGTAGCTATAAagaaaaacaacagcaacaaaagttTGGACTGATGAAATGAAAGAACCAGGACATTTCAGGAGAGCCTGGGATGTGGTGACACaaggactgtccccataaaacCAGGATATATGGAGACTTTAGTGGAAACTAATATGCCATCCCATTGATGCTCACATTGTATCTGTGCCCTGCGGCCTCCTTTAGTGATTAGAGCATGGTTCTCCTTATGGGAGCCTCCTACACCAGAAGCCAGGTGCTTGTTGAGAGTAATTCCCATCTTAACCTTCTGCGTTTCCTGTTGTAACGTTGTGTTTTACAGACGGTTCCTATGAGAAGTCAATGGACGAGGAGCCCCTGCAGTTAAACAGAGGTGTTGTACGTGATGTTTACATTTTAACAATCCAAGTGTCCCTTCTAAAATAGACCACATCACCATTTCATGGAAATCCATGTTTCTGCAACACTTGCCCTTTAAGCTGTTCTTCTaccaaaacccaaaccaaacccccaacaataacaacaacaaaattcacCCCAGGCAGAGACTTTATCCCAAAAAGGGAGACGTGTCAGAGACTCCATGAAATCTGCTAGAGACTCCATTATGCTATTTATTTTACATGGAAGTTGCTCGGATACTGTGGAGATGGGCAGCAGGATACAACCCTGGAACAAACAGTGGCCTTCACGCTTCAGAAATGTCTGGAAGTCCTTTCTGAATGCAAAGGAGCATAGAGATGATGGCCCAGTTTTAGCTCTGCTCACCActccagaccaatggtccatctagctcagcatcctggcttctgacagtggccagtgcccaatgctttagagggaatgaacagagcagggcaattatcgagtgatccatcttctgtcgtccactcccaactTTTGGCTgtcaaaggtttagggacacccagagcatggggttgtgtcactGAGCAGCTTGGCTAACAGCTATAGATGGACccgtcctccaggaacttatcaaattctttttttaacccagttatactttcagTGTAATGTGGGAGCAGAGAGGTGTCAGTAGTTGCACACTTGGTTACTGGTAGGAttaggaatagaagccaggtctcctgactcccagttcagtgccttaaccactttACTgctgatgtaaaaagaaaaagcacCGCTGGCCACTGGCATAGTCGCCATAGCTCAGAACAGGTTTAAATGATATGGTGGTTTAAATGCTAGAGGCAGTCGGAGCCTTGTCTACATTAATGCCTCCCATTGGTGCTGCCCCTATTGGAGCGACGCCAGGGTTAGCTGCAGAAAACAGCCAGGGGCAAACACAATCTAATTCCCGTGCAGTGATAGCAATTGCTTTTGCTCAGAATACTGGTTTCTCCCCTTTCCCTCGTATAAATTGTAGCCCGTTCCTCCCAGAGCATGGCAGTCAGAGCCAGAGCTGGATGGGAGCATGTTTTCCTAATGCCTCGCTGGCTAGTCTTTGTATCCACACTACTGGGGAGGAAAAAGTGAGCTCCTGGCTCCTTGAGGTTGATTCATGACGACGTTTCGAGTTGGATGACCAATTCCAGGTTTGCAGGATTAGGTCACTTACAGCTTCTTGTCCTTACTCTTTCCCAAGCCCCATGGCCAAAATGCCAGCACCACACCTCTCCAATCTATAAAACTCCAGAAATAGCCACAAGGAGATCCTTTGTGCTATGTGTCTTGTCCCATTTTTCTCTGGAATCCCAAAGCCAGGAGCAAGGTATTCCCATGCAGTGCAGGATTACCAATCTTGAGAGAACATTGACTTTTCTGCTGGCCTGCGGCCTATATTGACctcggggctgtgtgtgtgtgtgtgtgtgtgtgtgtgtgtcccgggGTAAACACAGAATATGACCCATTGACTAGGTTCAGAAGCCAAGAGTAGCTTTGCTAATGTCAGACATGGTATTTGACTTGACGCATGTCCTGTGGGAGTGGGATTGAGTGGCAGGAATCGAGGAAGGGTAGCAAATTTCAACTCTACCATTATTGTGAGTGTTACggtagcacttagaggccccaccgaagatcagggcctcattgtcgTGGGCGCTGcacacacatagtaagagagagtccctgcacCAGAGAGCCTGCAAtcaaaacagacaagacagaaggagaaacagaggcacagagaagcgaaatgatttgcccaaggccacccagtggcagagccaggaatagcaccCAGGTCCCCTGatctctatccactagaccatgctgcctctttaGATGCTCAGCATTTCCCCCTCACAGCAAATGTGTGCGTGACTTTGAGTTAGCATTTCCCATAAAGCGCCGCAGACAGAGCAGCCGAGCTGCCAGGTACTCAGTAGTATCCTTGTTTCCGGCCTTTCACAGAGACATTCTCAAGACCAGTGCTCGGGGGATCTGGTGAGCAAGAGATTGCTTGGCGGGACGGCTTCCACTGTGATCAGTTCCTCGCTGGAGTTCATTCCCAAGGGCTTCAAGCCAAAAGGAGGCGGAGGTGGCACTACAGTGAAATTCATCTTGAAAGAAAAGCACAAGAAAGGTGACGGGCTGTTCATTCCTGGGGGCGAGGTTTCTGCATGTTCTCCGGGAAGAgggcatgtggggggagggatagctcagcggtttgcattggcctgctaaacccagggtttatgagttcaatccttgagggggccatttagggatctaggggcaaaaatctgtctggggattggtcctgctttgagcagggggttggactagatgacctcctgaggtctattctatgattctcagctGGCTTCTGGAGCGCAGCAGAATCCAGTTAATTGGCAGCCATATAAACAGCAgactgggtggtggtggggggtgtcaCGTCTGCCTGTGACAAGTCAGATTAAATGCCATGCCTGGAGTGGTGAGCCCCTCACATCTCTCTAAGGGGTCAGCTCATTACTGGTGGCCAGCTTGTGCCTCCCAGATGCATCCTCCATTCAGGGAACTACCTCTTCCCAGGCAAAAGGAGAGTTTGCGGGAAGGGTTAGCTTCTGTGGCCTCCTGGGACAGGGATCCTTGCAGTGGGGAGGAGCAGGTATGGAGCACAAGGTCCCTCCACAGGCTCCCTGGAAAAACTGCAGAAACATTTACACAGCCTGGGCTGGGACTGTAGTAACTTTTCTGTGGAGCTGCCCCTCGCGTTAGTGGCAGCAGTGGGCTAGTTCCTGTCAGCACAGCCCTGCCTGGCGTCCTTCTCCAGGAGAATCTCTGGGGAAACTagaaagtggggagagggagtgaGACAACCGCTGCAGCCTCCTGGAACTGTGTGGGAAAACTCGGGTAACTTGGTGATGCTTtcctcctccagctccctcctGGGGATTTGTCTCTAGGAGGGGACATTCTGGCCCTTGGAGGGGAGACCGCCAAGGAAAAGTCAGAGTCCACAGCAACTTGTGTTGCAATTCAGTAGGTGGCGCTCTTCCCTCGGAGTAGTGCTGAACAGATGCATGTTACTAAGGAGCCCAGCATTCTTTTTTCAGATACAGTCCTGACATGCTCATTAAAGATCTCAATGCAATTTATGCAGGCGTAGGGCTATTAGCCCAACTGTCCTGGCCAAGTTCCAGCTCTTGTAGCTACATTCAGCTGCTTAAATCCCCCTTATAGTTTCATTTCCCTATAATTTTCATACTCACCTTCTGTCCTGAAGTATTCTGTAGTATTGCTGCTGTCATGTTGTTCCCCAGAGGGGGTTGCATTGCAGTGGTGGGTGTTGCAATCCCTTTGACAAAGTTTGCCTGTTAGTTTGGTagttttgcaaagtgctttgagatccatcaGGATGAAAGGCACCGTACAGAGGTACAATacgattattattatttattgttacccttctctctttctcttcagcTTGCGTTTACAATGGGAAGACCTACTCCCATGGAGAAGTGTGGCATCCCGTCTTCCGACTGTATGGAGTCTTACCATGCATCCTGTGTACCTGCACGGATGGGATCCAGGACTGCCAGAAGGTTACGTGTCCCAAGGAATATCCTTGTGAATATCCTGAGAAAGTAGAAGGGAAATGTTGTAAAATATGTCCAGGTACGTGGGAGAACAGATAGACTATCCTCCCCAGCATTCGCTGCTCTCTCCTGGTGTTTTGCCTTCATTTATTGCTGGCTTCCCTTTCCTTTGGCTAGTTTTAATGCCCCAATCCTACGTATGCACTGGCTGAACTTCAAACAAGAGTAATCATGTGACTTCAGTGGACTAAGCACATGTATGTGTTAACAAAATTAGGGCCTTACTACGTACATTAACACATGGACTTTTGTGTCTCCTGATTGGATTCTGGTCTTTTTGTGAAAGCTTTTTGGCTTGAATCATAGggattagagatggaaaagacctgtgaGGCCACCTGATCCGCCCCCCCTTCCAATGAAGGACTGTTTCCTAAGTTATGTCTCTCTGTACTTCATTTAGCTTTAGAAGTTTAGGCAATGGAACTTCTCCCACTTCTTTAGGAGTCTACTTGGAACCAAGGGGCAGGAATTGCTGAGTGAAGTTGTATGGGCTGTGTTCTACAGGAAGTCAggttagatgatcacagtggtcccttctgaccttgaaatctatgaatctcaccGCTAGGAGCTTTTTCCCAATGTACGTTTACTGCAACTTAAATACTTTGCCGCAGCCTAAATGATTCCTCCTAGGCCCTTCCATTACTCGTAGGCTGTTATCACATCCCTCCCACTTCGTCACTGGTTAGCCATGTCACATGATTTTGGTATTGACTTCCGTGAGGAGAGGTTGGGAGCTAGGGTtcgtgggttctagtcccagctctgccactgattcattgTGTTGTCTGGGGGCAAGTCACGTTCTGTGCCATAGGCGCTCCCATTTGTAAAACCTCGCTGTGCCGCAAAGGAGTGGTTGGGAGGCTTGCTTACTTGTTGGGCAAAAGCTCTGAAAGGTGCAACAGGGTGCAGTTTGCTATCACTAGAATCAGTGCAGTGCAGATGGTGGTGCTATGCCTCCTCTATTGGGCCGTCTTGGTCAAACatgcactgattttaatgggggggggggtgcctgctTTAGGACTATGGAGGCCAGTGTTGGCAATGGTGGAGGAGGGCAGGCTGGGTACACCCCTGTTAGCATCGTGCTAAATCCAGACAGCTAGCTGAATGCTTATGTTATGGTCATTGCAAAACACCgctctgcttttctctctctctcaggattCCGATGtcatttatatcagtgtaaatccaTTGCAGAGGAGGGAGATACACCGGTGCAGGactggtgtgagagcagaatcagaccccataTTCTCACTCCTAAAATAAACTCCCTGTGTTTATTTATAACCAGACTTTCTCTGGAGTAGTGTGAAAAGCTTACCAGCCAAAAGGGCGAGAGAACAAGGCGAAATTCAGCGGTGGGAGGGAGCTCCTCTGAGTTCCAGGGACCTCAACCAAATGCAACAAACCGGCTTCCAAATCTGAAAGCGAATTCTTAATTACTGCAGAAGCCAAAAATTGACGAAGCAGCACGTTCGCTTGGGAGTGTTAAAAATTGCCCAAGGTTGTAAATATCCCTCCAGCTACCACCCTCCCAACTGACAGGGCAGGCCAGATTCAGAGGTGACGTGTAAGGGAGTGTGGGTGACACCTCAATAAGTGGGTGTGAGTGAATATAAAGGGGGCTGATTCTGATCACACTTATACCTGGGGCCCGATCCTGGAGCTACACTGTGACGCACCAGCCAAAGATCTCGCCCCGATTTTACTTTGGGGCCATCCCATTGGTTTAATTGAAACTATTCCTGATTGGCTGGGGAAAGTGAGATCACAAGCAGGCCCAgtgagtctgaactggtggaaatgACATGTCAGTGGGCCAGAGGAGAGGGGTGCAGCCGGAAAAGCCCCTACCAGGCAGGTGTCGGGAGGTGCCAATTCAGAGTGGCTATGTCCAGGCTGGATTCTCCTCTCAGATACAATTATTTAAATCAGGAGTcaccccactaaagtcaatggagttacccgGGTAAAGCCAGTGTAAGAAGCCCAGGAGAGTAGCCCACAGCTACTTTAATATACACCTTCCTCTCATTCAGTGCTCAGGACAGGAAGATTTGCTTTGTTTTCCTGGAGCCCATGCCCCAAAAGCACGAGTGACCCCATTAATAACACTGTACAGAGCATTTGTCTTCTAGAGTCTCAgtgcccctctcccttcccccgcaGGGAGGTCCAGCAGATGACCTGCAGATGGGGACTGATCAGTCCCACATGGTCGGCCAGTGTGTTACATACACCTCCAAATGACTAGTGTAGACCGACATAGctttgctgacttcagtggagctgtgcagaTCTACAGCAGCTGTGGATCTGACCCAAAGATTGGAAAATCATCCCCCACATTGAAGAGTGTCCAGATCCAGGGGTTTGGTTTGAGCCCTACTTTatccccgctgaagtcaatgagggtaggtctacacagcattttagagcaagcctcccagctcgggttgacagacttgggctgGTGGGGCTTGTGCTAGCAGGGTAGAcaagctgtgtagacagcgcttggAAGTTGTAGCTCGGGCTCTGAAGTCCCGCCCCCCTTCCCTAGATATACCCTAAGAGACCCTCCTGGGTAGAGAGAGCAAATCaagtttggggggaggaatagctcagtgttttgagcattggcctgctaaacccagggttgtgagttcagtccttgagggggtcagttggggattggttctgctttgagcagggggttggactagatgacctcttgaggtcccttccaaccctgatattctatgattctaagttgagACCCACTGACAGGATCTGAGATGAGAATTTTGCCTGGTTTTGTTTTGGGAAGGTTTTCAGTTTGCTGCTACCTGATCCCTATCACCTTCTGTGTACAACACAGAGGCTGTGAATCGGAAAAATAACGGTTTTTAACAATCCACATGGCAAATAAcagagaacttaaaaaaaaaactaccttCACCATTGCTAACGCTAGGGTACGTCTCTATCTCAGCATTCAATAGCAATATGGTCATGGTCTCCATCCACTTACAGAAAACTAAATGGTCTCCTTTTAAAACTCATCATAATATTCGGTGCTCCTGATTTTCAGATAGTGCCTTCAGACTCAATTATACTACACTCAGAGGTGTGACTGGAGCTTGAGTAGGCATATCCATGCTAGCTTTGCTCTAGCTAAaattagcagtgaagacacaggcaCGGATCCTGGCATGGACTAGGAATGTGAGGACATGCTCAGGGTTCTGGGTGGGCTTGAACAGCCCACACTGAAGCCTGTGGTGTTGAGTCTTCACTGCtaactagatcaaagctagctcaggtatgcctacctgagctgtaatcacacctctgattgcagtgtggaCTTGCTCTGAGTCGTAAataaaaggcctggtctacattctttgtgcCACTCTTATTGACTACATAGCTGCGAAACAACTAATGCTGACTTTGTTTGTGCCTAGATGCCAAAGTCAAGCCCACGGATGAAATAAATACCCCCAGATGTGCCAAGAATCTGAACAGGGTATCGGTCTACATGTTTGTGCCACCCAGCTCCGAGAGCCCAAAGGAAGACCTGAGAAAAATTGCAATCGAGAAAGACTCTTCTGAAGAGGTGGAAATTTACAGCTGGAAACTGGTAAAAGGTGAATCTGGTGAATGAAACCAGCAAAGGATTTTTAAGGGTTATTTGAAGGGTCATTGCCATACCTGTTTAGTGTCCTCTCCAGCTTTGGCAGGAGAATCATGTTTTTGGCTTCTTTCTGCAATGCTCCTACCTAGGTAACCTCAGTCTGCTGATTTGGAGACATCTCCATGGTTAGCATTGGTTGTAGGTAGATGTGTCTGGTAACCCCATTGTACCATAGACCTGATGCACAGTAGTTGAGTAAACCAGTCTGGATGAAATCTGACCCTCCTTCAGCCATTGCCCTTGAATTCACACCAAACCCAAGGTGAACTCTTTCTGATATTCAAAACAGTTCCATTCATTCCTTTTCATTTTTGCCTGAGCCGTGTCCTCTCCATCTTCCATCCCAAACTGAAAGAGCAAACGTTGCAATACTGCAATAAAGCTCTTCTCCTGACTTACATACTGACTCAACAGGAAGCAGCAAACACTGGAAATCAACATCACACAACATGTCAAATTCTCCAGACTCGATggatttggatccaaactttTGAATACTGATCTGACCCAAAACTCTCAATTTTTGAGGCTGAAGTATAGCTAATAAGCAGTAAAATGAGGGGAGACCTCAAATTAAAGACTATACATATAGTACGGTACCGTGCAGtttcctcagctggtataagtcagcgtcactccactgacttcaaatgatCTACACCAATTTACAAGGAGACTGgaagtcctttccagtcctacatcctcaaaaacaacgaggagtccggtggcaccttaaacactAACAGACTAACATCCTACGttcctatttacaccagctgaggatctggcccacctGACCTGTTAGCCACTGTCCACTGCCCATTGTAATTCACATTCTTGATTTAGTAGattggggtaggcaacctatggcacgtgtgccgaaggcggcacgcaagctgattttcagtggcactcattctgcccaggtcctggccaccggtccggggggctcttcattttaatttaattttaaaagaagcttcttaaacattttaaaaaccttatttactttacatacaacaatagtttagttatatattatagacttagagaaagagaccgtctaaaaatgttaaaatgtattaccggcacgcaaaaccttaaattagagtgaataaatgaagactcggcacaccacttctgaaaggttgccgacccctgtagtaGATGATTGCTTTGTGGATCACCCATAATAAACTGGAACAGGCTAGAAGGCTCTGGGTGCTTGAAAATGGAGGGTATTATTATATCAGAAGATCTCCATTTCAGTTGTTCCTTATGGTTCACTAAGCTCATATTCTATCCATACCCATAAATGCCTTCTTTCTTACATTGGCCAGGTTCTTCTTCCTCAGGTGAcctctataatatataatataatatgaaGGCTGTACCGATGTAGGTTTTAATAAggacacccatcaccatggtatctgagctccTCCACTGGAGTACCCATCCCTCCTAGGTCTGTCTCTGTCTCCAGCCATGGATGCTGAGATTCACAGGCACTGAAGGATTGTCACAGTTTGAGACATTGACTCAGGATATCGGGCCAAGTTCATGAGCAGACACTGGCTGCTCATCATTGGTTGGCAGGGGTCATTACCAAAACAGTGCATGGTGTGGTCCTCCCACCTACCAAGGCCAAATGCTTAATGCCTCCAGGGAGCTTGCAGCTCTGCCAGCCAAGACAGGGAAAGCCCTCATCCAAGAGTCCAGCTCTGCTCTTTTGCTTGGCAGCATAGAGTGTTACTGCTGGGAGA
The Emys orbicularis isolate rEmyOrb1 chromosome 1, rEmyOrb1.hap1, whole genome shotgun sequence DNA segment above includes these coding regions:
- the CHRDL2 gene encoding chordin-like protein 2, which gives rise to MIPEIRELSFFLGFLLLFIASEIEARARPDMFCDFNGKKYGPGESWHPYLEPQGLTYCIRCTCLENVNVSCYQIQCPALHCVKPVTDPQQCCPRCAEPHTPSGLRAPVKSCQYNGTTYQPGEMFTTSELFPSRQPNQCAQCSCSEGQIYCGLVTCPDLLCSSPLTVPDSCCQVCQDGSYEKSMDEEPLQLNRGVRHSQDQCSGDLVSKRLLGGTASTVISSSLEFIPKGFKPKGGGGGTTVKFILKEKHKKACVYNGKTYSHGEVWHPVFRLYGVLPCILCTCTDGIQDCQKVTCPKEYPCEYPEKVEGKCCKICPDAKVKPTDEINTPRCAKNLNRVSVYMFVPPSSESPKEDLRKIAIEKDSSEEVEIYSWKLVKGIFHLIQIKKIRKQEFNPEAQNFRLITRTNEGHWNNFRAQTSGLKMTESPEKETKNL